A genomic region of Raphanus sativus cultivar WK10039 chromosome 6, ASM80110v3, whole genome shotgun sequence contains the following coding sequences:
- the LOC108813717 gene encoding ankyrin repeat-containing protein BDA1-like isoform X1 yields MIREDRCSLMRRSRLFLVVVRRFRRSQSFAVDLLADEVDAEGGDADAKTGKSVSHLVREHRMLSPLISSPVVPKGFVIFSGIGFKSSSATVLPLAMDPRLQQAAESGSIDGLYALIDENPYILENIDAVPFINTPLHVAAASGNIEFAMEMMNLKPSFARKLNTSGYSPLHLSVDKGHTDFVSWMLKHDHRLACVKERNGMTLFHYLVVRGNVDLVAECLNVSPECIEDVSVNGQNALHLAVVNDRFEVLQVLTGWIQRTRQRNAGKNEFRFLNEEDFSYNTALHHAAYKNDLRAVRLLLECRLVERNKVNGNGLTFLDILRNLENSGDCDLVLEQVILKTRCKEAASMPKTKALCDFLKSPFTFWTFYSTGMKRLRSNSSEEVRGAFLIVFTLIITATYQTGLQPPGGGHPSKDPTKQAFFILLWLSNTLGFYCSLFYTFSFLPLRGLFTSWYISIGTLLGVSYALAVAANSPDPVMFLMMTFGIFLLYVLYLLLLAVVGWRKHVTAPLELV; encoded by the exons ATGATCAGAGAAGATCGATGCTCATTAATGAGACGGAGCAGGCTGTTTCTGGTTGTGGTGAGACGATTTAGAAGGAGCCAAAGCTTTGCTGTAGATTTGCTCGCCGACGAGGTAGACGCAGAAGGCGGCGACGCCGATGCCAAGACCGGGAAGAGCGTGTCTCATTTGGTTCGAGAGCATCGGATGCTTTCTCCACTCATCTCTTCGCCGGTAGTACCCAAAGGCTTCGTCATTTTCTCCGGTATTGGATTCAAATCCTCCTCTGCGACC GTTCTGCCTCTTGCTATGGATCCAAGACTTCAACAAGCTGCTGAATCTGGAAGCATTGATGGATTGTATGCTCTTATTGATGAGAATCCATACATACTTGAGAACATCGATGCGGTACCATTTATCAACACTCCCCTCCATGTAGCTGCAGCTTCCGGAAATATAGAGTTTGCCATGGAGATGATGAATCTCAAGCCATCTTTTGCCAGAAAGCTGAACACAAGTGGGTACAGTCCATTGCATCTCTCTGTAGACAAGGGTCATACAGATTTTGTTTCCTGGATGCTCAAGCATGATCACAGACTTGCTTGCGTCAAAGAGAGAAACGGCATGACGCTATTTCACTACCTAGTGGTAAGAGGAAACGTGGATCTTGTGGCAGAGTGCCTCAATGTTTCCCCTGAATGTATCGAAGATGTGAGTGTGAATGGTCAGAACGCTCTGCACCTTGCTGTGGTGAATGATAGATTTGAAGTTCTTCAAGTTCTCACGGGATGGATCCAGAGAACAAGGCAAAGAAACGCTGGGAAGAACGAGTTCCGTTTTCTGAATGAAGAAGATTTCAGCTACAACACGGCCTTGCACCATGCAGCATATAAGAATGATCTTCGG GCGGTAAGACTACTATTAGAATGTCGGTTGGTGGAGAGGAATAAAGTAAATGGTAATGGTTTAACATTCCTTGATATCTTAAGAAACCTGGAGAACTCAGGTGACTGTGACTTGGTTTTGGAACAAGTTATTCTAAAGACCCGGTGTAAGGAGGCTGCATCTATGCCAAAAACTAAGGCACTATGTGATTTTTTGAAATCTCCATTTACTTTCTGGACATTCTATTCCACTGGTATGAAACGCCTGAGGTCTAACAGTTCAGAAGAAGTTCGTGGAGCTTTCCTGATTGTATTCACTCTGATAATAACAGCTACGTATCAGACTGGTCTCCAGCCTCCTGGAGGTGGACACCCATCCAAGGATCCAACAAAACAGGCATTCTTCATCCTTCTTTGGCTGTCCAACACCCTAGGCTTCTACTGCTCTCTATTCTACACCTTTTCTTTCTTACCACTCAGGGGTCTGTTTACGTCATGGTACATTTCAATAGGGACCTTGCTGGGAGTTTCTTATGCACTAGCTGTGGCGGCAAACTCACCCGATCCTGTAATGTTTCTCATGATGACCTTTGGCATCTTCCTGCTTTATGTTCTCTATCTCCTGTTGCTTGCTGTTGTTGGGTGGCGGAAGCATGTGACAGCCCCACTTGAGCTGGTTTAG
- the LOC108813717 gene encoding ankyrin repeat-containing protein BDA1-like isoform X2, which translates to MIREDRCSLMRRSRLFLVVVRRFRRSQSFAVDLLADEVDAEGGDADAKTGKSVSHLVREHRMLSPLISSPVVPKGFVIFSGIGFKSSSATVLPLAMDPRLQQAAESGSIDGLYALIDENPYILENIDAVPFINTPLHVAAASGNIEFAMEMMNLKPSFARKLNTSGYSPLHLSVDKGHTDFVSWMLKHDHRLACVKERNGMTLFHYLVAVRLLLECRLVERNKVNGNGLTFLDILRNLENSGDCDLVLEQVILKTRCKEAASMPKTKALCDFLKSPFTFWTFYSTGMKRLRSNSSEEVRGAFLIVFTLIITATYQTGLQPPGGGHPSKDPTKQAFFILLWLSNTLGFYCSLFYTFSFLPLRGLFTSWYISIGTLLGVSYALAVAANSPDPVMFLMMTFGIFLLYVLYLLLLAVVGWRKHVTAPLELV; encoded by the exons ATGATCAGAGAAGATCGATGCTCATTAATGAGACGGAGCAGGCTGTTTCTGGTTGTGGTGAGACGATTTAGAAGGAGCCAAAGCTTTGCTGTAGATTTGCTCGCCGACGAGGTAGACGCAGAAGGCGGCGACGCCGATGCCAAGACCGGGAAGAGCGTGTCTCATTTGGTTCGAGAGCATCGGATGCTTTCTCCACTCATCTCTTCGCCGGTAGTACCCAAAGGCTTCGTCATTTTCTCCGGTATTGGATTCAAATCCTCCTCTGCGACC GTTCTGCCTCTTGCTATGGATCCAAGACTTCAACAAGCTGCTGAATCTGGAAGCATTGATGGATTGTATGCTCTTATTGATGAGAATCCATACATACTTGAGAACATCGATGCGGTACCATTTATCAACACTCCCCTCCATGTAGCTGCAGCTTCCGGAAATATAGAGTTTGCCATGGAGATGATGAATCTCAAGCCATCTTTTGCCAGAAAGCTGAACACAAGTGGGTACAGTCCATTGCATCTCTCTGTAGACAAGGGTCATACAGATTTTGTTTCCTGGATGCTCAAGCATGATCACAGACTTGCTTGCGTCAAAGAGAGAAACGGCATGACGCTATTTCACTACCTAGTG GCGGTAAGACTACTATTAGAATGTCGGTTGGTGGAGAGGAATAAAGTAAATGGTAATGGTTTAACATTCCTTGATATCTTAAGAAACCTGGAGAACTCAGGTGACTGTGACTTGGTTTTGGAACAAGTTATTCTAAAGACCCGGTGTAAGGAGGCTGCATCTATGCCAAAAACTAAGGCACTATGTGATTTTTTGAAATCTCCATTTACTTTCTGGACATTCTATTCCACTGGTATGAAACGCCTGAGGTCTAACAGTTCAGAAGAAGTTCGTGGAGCTTTCCTGATTGTATTCACTCTGATAATAACAGCTACGTATCAGACTGGTCTCCAGCCTCCTGGAGGTGGACACCCATCCAAGGATCCAACAAAACAGGCATTCTTCATCCTTCTTTGGCTGTCCAACACCCTAGGCTTCTACTGCTCTCTATTCTACACCTTTTCTTTCTTACCACTCAGGGGTCTGTTTACGTCATGGTACATTTCAATAGGGACCTTGCTGGGAGTTTCTTATGCACTAGCTGTGGCGGCAAACTCACCCGATCCTGTAATGTTTCTCATGATGACCTTTGGCATCTTCCTGCTTTATGTTCTCTATCTCCTGTTGCTTGCTGTTGTTGGGTGGCGGAAGCATGTGACAGCCCCACTTGAGCTGGTTTAG
- the LOC108813719 gene encoding ankyrin repeat-containing protein BDA1: MDPRLQHAAETGSINDFYALIDDNPYILENINAVPFVNTPLHVAAASGNIPFSTEMLNLKPSFATKLNTSGYSPLHLAVQNDHRDFTTWLLGIDPELSRVKGREGLTPFHLIVVRGDANLVAECLISCPECIQDVTVNGHNALHLALTNGRFETLQVLTGWIQRMSQRDSASTESDILNKKDASHNTTLHLAAYKEDHQAIKLLLECQLVKPNEVNGDGLTFLDILRHEGQTRDLGLEQAVVKTGCKQATSLPKLEKTTSDHYKTPITFWSYCSTGIKRLKSDTSEEGRAVFLIICTLIITSTYQTALQPPGGLRQSEEGGSAVMKQTFFIVLWVSNTIGFCCALLYTFCLLPVSSLFTTWFFWIGASLGVSYALAMAVISPHPVLFICAAFALYLLFPLYLLLEIFIALRLSHLKATVTRMFVTLLKQRQSKA, translated from the exons atGGATCCAAGACTACAACATGCTGCAGAAACCGGAAGCATCAATGACTTTTATGCTCTGATTGATGACAATCCTTACATTCTTGAAAACATCAATGCCGTGCCATTTGTTAACACTCCTCTCCACGTAGCTGCAGCTTCCGGGAACATACCCTTCTCCACAGAAATGCTGAATCTGAAGCCATCTTTTGCCACAAAGCTGAACACAAGCGGTTACAGTCCATTGCATCTTGCCGTCCAGAATGACCATAGAGACTTTACAACATGGCTTCTCGGTATTGATCCAGAACTTTCTCGCGTTAAGGGAAGAGAAGGCCTCACGCCTTTCCATCTCATTGTGGTAAGAGGAGATGCAAATCTTGTGGCAGAGTGTCTCATATCTTGTCCTGAATGTATCCAAGATGTGACTGTGAATGGCCATAACGCTCTTCACCTTGCTTTAACGAATGGTAGATTCGAAACTCTCCAAGTCCTCACCGGTTGGATCCAAAGAATGAGCCAAAGAGATTCTGCTTCAACCGAGTCTGACATCTTGAATAAAAAAGATGCATCTCACAACACGACTTTGCATCTTGCAGCATATAAGGAAGATCATCAG GCGATAAAACTGTTACTAGAATGTCAGCTGGTGAAGCCAAACGAAGTAAATGGTGATGGTTTAACGTTTCTTGATATCTTAAGACACGAAGGACAGACTAGAGACTTGGGACTGGAACAAGCTGTTGTTAAAACCGGGTGCAAGCAGGCAACCTCTCTTCCTAAACTAGAGAAGACAACTTCTGATCACTACAAGACACCAATCACTTTCTGGTCTTATTGCTCCACTGGCATCAAACGCTTAAAGTCAGACACTTCAGAAGAAGGTAGAGCAGTGTTCTTGATCATATGCACTTTGATAATCACATCGACTTATCAAACCGCTCTACAGCCTCCAGGAGGTCTACGCCAATCCGAGGAAGGTGGTTCCGCGGTAATGAAGCAGACGTTCTTCATTGTACTATGGGTTTCTAACACTATAGGCTTCTGCTGCGCTCTACTTTACACGTTTTGTCTCTTACCAGTCAGTAGCTTGTTTACCACATGGTTCTTTTGGATCGGGGCGTCTCTGGGAGTTTCTTATGCGCTTGCTATGGCTGTAATCTCACCACACCCAGTGCTGTTTATCTGCGCAGCCTTCGCCTTGTACCTGCTCTTTCCTCTGTATCTACTGTTGGAAATTTTTATAGCCCTGAGGCTGAGTCATTTGAAGGCTACAGTGACTAGAATGTTTGTAACACTATTGAAACAGAGACAATCAAAAGCTTAA